In the genome of Bradysia coprophila strain Holo2 unplaced genomic scaffold, BU_Bcop_v1 contig_232, whole genome shotgun sequence, one region contains:
- the LOC119076745 gene encoding glucose dehydrogenase [FAD, quinone]-like: MHYCNQTMETPYCASQSVGPANQLFATLFQALLTAQCSISPPEMWPDGYGKVAVGKEKLEYDFIVTGAGSAGATVASRLSEISQWKILLLEAGDNPPVESEIVALFGSMMRSKYDWNFKTNAKTACKGLVGGCFWPRGKMLGGSSSMNLMQYVRGFDRDFNRWRSDGNSGWSYEDVLPFFKKSESNQWKPFVEYRNGRYHGKSGPMKVSFYGGESAFGKIFYEAGMERGIPFIQDINAEEHYGFLNVQGTVFDGRRQSTAKAFLIPAKNRTNLHIIKNAFAKKILISKRNRAYGVQFDLNGKTYVASARKEVILSAGTIMSPVLLMQSGVGPRQHMLQNKLDLKVDLPVGSNFLDHVYSMLFFEFNPTPTSPTMNLDNIYNFAIHNNGPLSTAGIQQLLSFVNTTDSSSYPDIQTEYLWHTQDSSSLPNYIKQRQFRKEVSETLMAKTKNHNIGVILVVLLQPKSTGEILLNGTSPYNPPIIDPNYFHESEDMKTMIRGLRQQISFVDTESYRKNGGKLIRFPLNECDKFVYQSDEYFECYVQYFAATLYHPVGTCKMGRKSDPSAVVDSELKVHNVRGLRTIDASIMPYITSGNTNAPTIMIAEKGADYIKREHLQH; encoded by the exons ATGCATTACTGTAACCAGACCATGGAAACACCTTATTGTGCGTCCCAAAGCGTAGGGCCGGCAAATCAGCTTTTCGCGACATTGTTTCAGGCTTTGCTGACTGCACAATGTTCAATCTCACCACCAGAAATGTGGCCAGATGGTTATGGCAAAGTTGCGGTCGGAAAAG AGAAATTGGAATATGATTTCATTGTGACTGGAGCTGGATCGGCTGGTGCAACCGTGGCGAGTCGTTTAAGCGAAATTAGCCAATGGAAAATTCTATTGCTTGAAGCTGGTGATAATCCTCCGGTGGAGTCAGAA ATCGTTGCCCTTTTCGGTTCAATGATGCGTTCAAAATATGATTGGAACTTCAAAACTAACGCGAAAACTGCTTGCAAAGGTTTGGTTGGAGGCTGTTTTTGGCCTCGCGGTAAAATGCTTGGGGGTTCTTCGAGTATGAACTTAATGCAGTACGTTCGTGGATTTGATCGTGACTTTAATCGATGGCGTTCGGATGGAAACAGTGGCTGGAGCTACGAAGATGTCTtgccgtttttcaaaaaatccgaaTCGAATCAGTGGAAACCGTTCGTTGAATATAGAAACGGAAGGTATCACGGTAAGTCGGGGCCGATGAAAGTGAGCTTTTACGGGGGTGAGAGTGcctttggaaaaatattttatgaggcTGGCATGGAGCGTGGAATACCGTTCATTCAAGATATCAATGCTGAAGAACATTATGGATTTTTGAATGTTCAGGGAACTGTGTTCGATGGTCGTCGCCAGAGCACTGCAAAGGCATTTTTGATTCCTGCCAAGAACCGTACCAACTTgcatatcatcaaaaatgcgTTTGCCAAAAAGATACTAATCAGCAAGAGAAACCGAGCCTATGGCGTACAATTCGATTTGAATGGGAAAACTTATGTGGCGTCCGCTCGTAAAGAAGTGATTTTATCAGCGGGAACGATTATGAGTCCTGTTTTATTGATGCAATCAGGTGTGGGTCCAAGGCAACATATGCTACAAAATAAACTTGATCTTAAGGTGGATCTGCCAGTTGGTTCGAATTTTCTGGATCACGTGTACTCAATgctatttttcgaatttaatcCCACGCCCACGTCACCCACAATGAATTTGGATAACATTTACAATTTTGCCATTCACAACAACGGTCCTCTGTCCACAGCAGGAATTCAACAACTTCTCTCGTTTGTAAACACCACAGATTCTTCAAGCTATCCAGACATCCAAACCGAATACCTTTGGCACACCCAAGACTCATCGTCTCTTCCTAATTATATAAAGCAGCGACAATTTCGGAAAGAAGTGAGTGAAACATTGATggcaaaaacgaaaaatcataaCATTGGAGTGATTCTCGTGGTCTTACTGCAACCGAAATCGACTggagaaattcttttgaatgGTACGTCGCCCTACAATCCACCGATTATTGATCCAAATTACTTCCACGAGTCCGAAGACATGAAAACAATGATTCGAGGCCTACGACAACAGATTTCCTTTGTAGACACAGAATCCTATCGCAAGAACGGCGGCAAATTGATTAGATTCCCATTGAACGAGTGCGATAAATTCGTTTATCAGTCCGACGAATATTTCGAGTGTTACGTTCAGTATTTTGCCGCAACACTGTATCACCCAGTGGGGACATGCAAAATGGGACGAAAATCGGATCCGAGTGCTGTGGTTGATTCAGAATTAAAAGTTCATAATGTGAGGGGACTCAGAACCATAGATGCTTCAAT AATGCCGTACATAACATCCGGGAATACGAATGCGCCGACCATTATGATTGCGGAAAAGGGTGCAGATTATATCAAGCGTGAGCACCTGCAACATTAA